In Bacteroidota bacterium, a single genomic region encodes these proteins:
- a CDS encoding LysM peptidoglycan-binding domain-containing protein — translation MDLHKVIQLIKRHLFLLIAIPLSMALLVYIFTRNQAKTYSSEVIIYTGIATGYSIESTNSRSVDYFSTNIQFDNLINLIKANQTIENTAIRLLAQDISLEEPNPQYISASNHATLHQIVPKHVKDLVVKNGKMGLARDKEEQIRRLEQEIQGLEQQISSKKSNELLGATSNTSNTSTQPQTNIDKSDNSIFHTVRPGETLYSIAAMYNISAGEIVDQNNLRNNSVNVGQTLIIHKELPTDYLYHIVKPGENVYTISRLYNTSINDIRRQNNLYSDDLIVGNRLMIKKITPTASGYTDNSTNQINTSTVIINPDEAKIDFSRFEWPYKKDPVIPPYIRKDDFYHTVDNFTNYYNSSDTNFIYELLHYNHPHYSVASIKSNSGVYRVSNSDFIRVSYQADDPGICQQTLKILAEVFIKNYTMLKSNETDEVVAYYQRKVEEADAKLQDAEDRLLEFNKENNIINYYEQSKYIAAQKEDLDLYYQNEQIRLASASAALRELKTKLMGKDSIYLKSDIIMQKMKRISEISELVIINEISTEYDPYIGSNLVNLKAEAKRIKDEVKAHVDQLFLYSRSNEGIPIKDLLVEYMNNNISFVEAQASLRVLSNRKQDFTRIYQIFAPLGAMLKRIEREISVAEQSYLEFLHSFNVAKMEQQNNLLSSNIKIVDEPSFPLQANPSRTKLLILVAGVFGFFIVAFIILMLEYFDTSVKNPSAVEKSTNLKLAGAYPIVEPGRDCSYTCNRLTEMLLQQIKLHITHNSIFTSEKPYLILIFSTQRQVGKTTVATALINKLRSYGEKVLFLNYSKDETTTEGNDFDSTITYQIDNKFVEIKHINELLLSNYLRQDNYKYDYIFLEIPAIIFNSYPFELMSSVDVPLLIIKANDYWRISDSAALKTMQEVSREKPMVVLNLTELNSLDDIINDIPENEQRSLRKKLKTIITYPFRLRVKVRVE, via the coding sequence ATGGATTTACACAAAGTTATACAACTGATAAAAAGACATTTGTTTTTACTTATTGCGATACCATTATCCATGGCATTACTCGTATACATATTCACGCGTAATCAAGCAAAAACCTATTCTTCAGAAGTTATTATTTATACAGGGATTGCCACCGGTTATTCAATTGAATCGACAAACAGTAGGTCTGTCGATTATTTTTCAACAAATATCCAATTTGATAATCTAATAAATCTCATTAAAGCAAATCAAACGATTGAGAATACGGCGATACGACTCTTAGCCCAAGATATCTCACTTGAAGAACCCAATCCACAATATATCTCAGCCAGTAATCATGCCACATTACACCAAATTGTTCCAAAACACGTAAAAGACTTGGTAGTAAAAAATGGAAAGATGGGATTGGCAAGAGATAAAGAAGAGCAAATAAGAAGACTTGAACAGGAAATACAAGGACTTGAACAACAAATTTCGTCAAAAAAATCAAACGAATTATTAGGCGCCACATCCAACACTTCAAATACTTCTACTCAACCTCAGACTAATATAGATAAATCGGATAATAGTATATTTCACACCGTACGCCCCGGTGAAACCTTATACTCTATTGCTGCGATGTATAATATCAGTGCAGGCGAAATTGTGGATCAAAATAATTTGAGAAATAATTCAGTAAATGTGGGACAAACTTTGATTATTCATAAAGAACTTCCTACCGACTATTTATATCACATTGTAAAACCGGGAGAAAATGTTTACACTATATCCCGGCTATATAATACAAGTATCAATGATATCAGAAGGCAAAATAATCTATATTCAGATGATTTGATTGTTGGCAACAGACTTATGATAAAAAAGATTACTCCAACTGCCTCAGGGTATACTGATAATTCAACCAATCAAATTAATACCTCAACGGTAATCATTAACCCGGACGAAGCAAAGATTGATTTTAGCAGGTTTGAATGGCCATATAAAAAAGACCCTGTAATACCTCCTTATATCAGAAAGGATGACTTTTATCATACAGTTGATAATTTCACTAATTATTATAATTCCAGCGATACAAATTTTATTTACGAATTGCTGCATTATAATCATCCTCATTATAGTGTTGCAAGTATTAAGTCTAATTCCGGAGTTTACAGAGTAAGCAATTCCGATTTTATTCGAGTTTCATATCAGGCAGATGATCCCGGTATTTGTCAACAAACACTTAAAATACTGGCTGAAGTATTCATAAAGAACTACACCATGCTGAAATCAAATGAAACAGATGAAGTTGTAGCATATTACCAAAGAAAAGTGGAAGAAGCTGATGCAAAGTTACAGGATGCTGAAGATAGGCTTCTTGAATTTAACAAAGAAAATAATATTATTAACTATTATGAGCAAAGTAAATACATTGCGGCACAAAAGGAAGATTTAGATCTTTACTATCAAAACGAACAAATTAGGCTTGCATCAGCTTCAGCTGCTTTACGAGAACTGAAAACAAAACTGATGGGAAAAGACAGCATCTATTTAAAGAGCGATATCATCATGCAAAAAATGAAACGGATCTCAGAAATATCTGAACTGGTTATCATTAATGAAATATCTACCGAATATGACCCCTACATTGGCTCTAATCTGGTTAACCTAAAAGCTGAAGCCAAAAGAATTAAGGATGAGGTAAAGGCCCATGTTGATCAATTATTTTTATATTCCAGATCAAATGAAGGAATCCCCATTAAAGATTTACTTGTGGAGTACATGAACAATAACATTTCTTTCGTTGAAGCTCAGGCAAGTTTACGGGTACTTAGTAATAGAAAACAAGATTTCACGCGTATCTATCAAATTTTTGCTCCTTTAGGTGCTATGTTAAAACGGATTGAAAGAGAAATAAGTGTAGCGGAGCAATCTTATCTGGAGTTTTTGCATAGTTTCAATGTGGCAAAAATGGAACAACAAAACAATTTACTATCTTCCAATATTAAAATTGTTGATGAGCCATCGTTCCCACTGCAGGCAAATCCATCACGAACCAAACTATTGATCTTAGTAGCAGGCGTATTTGGATTCTTCATTGTCGCCTTCATAATTTTAATGCTTGAGTATTTTGATACCAGTGTTAAAAATCCATCGGCAGTTGAAAAATCAACAAATCTTAAATTAGCCGGTGCATATCCTATCGTGGAACCCGGTCGGGATTGTTCATATACCTGTAACCGTCTGACGGAAATGCTTTTACAACAAATAAAATTGCATATCACCCATAATTCAATATTCACCTCCGAAAAGCCATACCTGATTTTAATATTTAGTACTCAGCGACAAGTTGGGAAAACAACTGTTGCAACAGCACTAATTAATAAACTGCGTTCTTATGGCGAAAAAGTATTGTTTTTGAATTATTCAAAAGATGAAACAACTACTGAGGGCAATGATTTTGACAGTACCATTACCTACCAAATCGATAATAAATTTGTGGAAATCAAACATATTAATGAGTTATTGCTAAGTAATTACCTTAGACAAGACAATTATAAGTATGATTATATTTTCTTAGAAATCCCTGCAATTATTTTCAATTCATATCCATTTGAGTTAATGAGTTCAGTTGATGTACCGTTACTTATCATTAAAGCAAATGACTATTGGAGAATTTCGGATTCTGCAGCACTAAAAACTATGCAGGAAGTATCAAGAGAAAAGCCCATGGTCGTTCTAAATCTAACAGAACTGAACTCTTTAGATGATATAATCAATGATATTCCTGAAAATGAGCAAAGATCGTTAAGAAAAAAGTTAAAAACCATTATTACCTATCCTTTCAGATTAAGGGTCAAGGTAAGGGTTGAATAA
- a CDS encoding O-antigen ligase family protein has translation MFNRLKRYTGSYKLNDPIFMIGMFAIAVLFSFILTQVKLQFALVLMLLPLVLVYLNRLFTHPRLGLITIIILAWLAVGITRYITGIPFGLTIDFFLVLTLVAVFFRTFYDGIDTKAFNNDIVILLTLWFLYAAAEILNPEALSKTAWFYAMRGVALYSMLTVPLVFLLFRKVKHLNLFLYMWGVISILGSLKGMQQVYLGLDYAEQRWLDQVGYITHVLFGELRVFSFYTDAGQFGAAQGAAGIVGLLVALNSKKPVDIIFFLIMGITGIWGMMISGTRGAIIVPLIGALLYLIHRKNLRVIMLGLVLIAGIYVFFKYTYIGSGISQIRRMRTAFFPADDASLQVRLDNRRVLQVYLSSRPFGGGIGSAGNWGQRFSPNGFLANVATDSWYVQIWAEMGIIGLTFHLFILAFILTKSSYLIMFRVKDPELRGKLSALACAYAGVLGASYGNGVLGQIPTGILTYISWGFLFMAPMLDREVRGITDSAN, from the coding sequence ATGTTTAATAGACTAAAGAGATATACTGGCTCATATAAGCTCAACGACCCAATATTCATGATTGGCATGTTTGCGATTGCTGTATTATTCAGTTTTATTTTGACACAAGTTAAATTACAATTTGCATTGGTACTAATGCTGCTTCCTTTAGTGTTAGTTTATCTAAATCGATTATTTACCCATCCAAGGTTAGGACTGATTACAATTATTATATTAGCCTGGTTGGCTGTCGGAATAACTAGATACATTACCGGGATTCCGTTTGGGCTAACTATTGACTTTTTTTTAGTTCTGACCTTGGTCGCAGTATTTTTCCGAACCTTTTATGATGGAATAGATACAAAAGCATTTAATAATGACATTGTTATATTGCTTACTCTTTGGTTTCTTTATGCGGCAGCAGAAATATTGAACCCTGAAGCTTTAAGCAAGACTGCCTGGTTTTACGCTATGCGCGGTGTAGCCTTATATTCGATGTTAACAGTCCCTTTAGTTTTCCTGCTTTTCAGAAAGGTTAAACACCTCAATTTATTCTTGTACATGTGGGGAGTCATCTCAATTCTGGGGTCGTTAAAAGGAATGCAGCAAGTTTATCTTGGTCTTGATTATGCAGAACAACGCTGGCTTGATCAGGTTGGATATATCACGCACGTATTATTCGGGGAGCTTAGGGTGTTCTCATTCTATACTGATGCCGGTCAGTTTGGAGCTGCACAGGGAGCTGCAGGTATTGTTGGACTTCTAGTTGCACTTAACTCAAAAAAACCAGTGGATATTATTTTCTTTCTAATAATGGGTATAACCGGAATTTGGGGGATGATGATTTCAGGAACAAGGGGTGCAATTATTGTGCCCTTGATTGGTGCCTTATTATATCTGATTCACAGGAAAAACCTAAGAGTTATTATGCTGGGCTTAGTTTTAATAGCTGGGATTTATGTTTTCTTTAAATATACATATATCGGCTCAGGCATTTCTCAAATCAGGCGTATGCGTACTGCTTTTTTTCCTGCAGATGATGCATCTCTGCAAGTTCGTCTTGATAACAGAAGGGTTCTGCAAGTTTATTTATCATCCCGACCCTTCGGCGGTGGAATTGGTAGTGCCGGTAACTGGGGTCAACGATTCTCTCCAAATGGATTTTTAGCTAATGTTGCTACTGACAGTTGGTACGTTCAAATATGGGCGGAGATGGGTATTATTGGTTTGACATTTCACTTATTTATCCTTGCATTTATTCTAACCAAATCCTCATACTTAATAATGTTTCGGGTGAAAGACCCCGAGCTTCGGGGTAAACTGAGTGCATTAGCTTGCGCCTATGCAGGAGTGTTAGGTGCCAGCTATGGAAATGGTGTGCTTGGTCAAATTCCAACAGGTATTTTAACTTACATTAGTTGGGGCTTTCTGTTCATGGCTCCAATGTTAGATCGGGAAGTTAGAGGAATAACCGATTCTGCTAACTAG
- a CDS encoding glycosyltransferase family 2 protein, which yields MIGISLPKWIKPHLYSNKKYSDLTTEELTDIKNRIKKFQSENPLVSIVIPAWNEADNIFRTLSSLAASTTKNEVEIVVINNNSTDNTQKVLDELGVRNYFEPKQGTSFARQCGLDNCKGKYHLCADSDTLYPPRWVDLMIKPMERNEHIMGVYGRYAFIPPIGVSRLSMWIYERIVGILVRIRMRKREYLNVMGFTMGLVTEIGRTTGGFKVKNVRVFNNTKDSKYFTEESEDGTMALNLQKKGKLRLVSNPRAVVITSSRRIVFDGGIWEAFKQRFAVHGKRLIEYIIGKKNQTS from the coding sequence ATGATAGGAATAAGTCTTCCAAAATGGATTAAACCTCATTTATATTCAAATAAGAAATATAGTGACTTAACTACTGAGGAATTAACAGATATCAAGAATAGAATTAAAAAGTTTCAGTCTGAAAATCCGTTGGTTTCTATTGTTATTCCTGCCTGGAATGAAGCAGATAATATTTTCCGGACACTATCTTCTTTAGCTGCAAGTACAACGAAAAATGAAGTAGAAATAGTAGTAATAAACAATAATTCAACCGACAATACTCAAAAGGTGCTTGATGAATTAGGTGTGAGAAATTATTTTGAGCCAAAACAAGGAACTTCTTTTGCCAGACAATGTGGTTTGGATAATTGTAAAGGTAAGTATCATTTATGTGCAGATTCTGATACCTTATATCCACCAAGATGGGTTGATTTAATGATCAAGCCAATGGAGAGGAATGAACATATAATGGGTGTATACGGAAGATATGCTTTTATACCCCCGATTGGAGTAAGTAGGCTCTCGATGTGGATTTATGAAAGAATTGTTGGCATTTTAGTTAGAATCCGGATGCGTAAGCGTGAATATCTTAATGTAATGGGCTTCACCATGGGTTTGGTAACAGAAATTGGCAGAACAACAGGTGGATTTAAAGTGAAAAATGTTCGGGTATTTAATAATACTAAAGATAGTAAGTATTTTACAGAAGAATCGGAAGATGGAACAATGGCTTTAAACCTTCAGAAAAAAGGGAAACTGAGATTAGTTAGCAATCCGAGAGCTGTTGTGATTACTTCTTCACGAAGGATTGTATTTGATGGTGGAATATGGGAAGCATTTAAACAACGTTTTGCTGTTCATGGAAAAAGACTTATAGAATACATTATTGGGAAGAAAAACCAAACTAGTTAG
- a CDS encoding FkbM family methyltransferase produces MKGSFKLNWLFEQFTSLAKIKKQWKNLKNPCSFYMGSTLKLFPVFNNLIITLKFKDGKRIKIYDFMSFYIYNEIFIDKCYDVQLNSEEPVIFDVGANTGFFALRMKQLYPNSKVYCFEPYPPCIDQLNETIKMNALSDVQVLPIAVSDQSGKSKLYIHPTNIGGHSIFSENVSENFVEIELVTLAKALTANKISNKCDLLKLDCEGAEFPIIKSLNFDLSKKFEHIIYEPTYDSYDINELNNHMKSLEYKIEPQQSLYHAYKLLN; encoded by the coding sequence ATGAAAGGTTCCTTTAAATTAAATTGGTTATTTGAACAATTCACTTCACTGGCGAAGATTAAAAAACAATGGAAGAATTTAAAAAATCCTTGCTCATTTTATATGGGTTCCACACTTAAATTATTCCCTGTTTTTAATAACCTTATCATCACATTAAAATTCAAAGATGGAAAGCGTATCAAAATTTATGATTTTATGTCGTTTTATATTTATAATGAAATTTTTATCGACAAATGCTACGACGTTCAACTCAATAGTGAAGAACCTGTAATTTTTGATGTTGGTGCAAATACCGGATTTTTTGCACTCAGGATGAAACAATTGTATCCCAATTCAAAGGTTTATTGTTTTGAACCATACCCTCCTTGCATAGATCAATTGAATGAGACAATTAAAATGAATGCATTATCAGATGTTCAGGTTTTACCTATTGCTGTTAGTGATCAATCTGGCAAAAGTAAATTGTATATTCATCCCACTAATATAGGAGGGCACAGTATTTTTTCTGAAAACGTAAGCGAAAATTTTGTTGAAATTGAATTGGTGACATTAGCCAAGGCACTTACGGCAAACAAAATAAGTAATAAATGTGATTTATTAAAATTGGATTGTGAAGGAGCCGAATTCCCAATTATTAAATCATTGAATTTTGATTTAAGTAAGAAGTTTGAACACATCATTTATGAACCGACCTATGATTCCTACGACATAAATGAGCTAAATAATCATATGAAATCATTGGAATATAAAATAGAGCCACAACAGAGTTTATATCATGCTTATAAATTACTAAATTAG
- a CDS encoding class I SAM-dependent methyltransferase: MGWLQDNKEKIIPILKFIRYDHKQWVRTVMYRECYALLNQLHPEKLDTLEISGADNWQHLGFKSYQATEYPEFDICKDKLDKQFDLIIADQIFEHLLYPYRAAKNVYEMLKPGAYFLVATPFLIKIHPMPEDCTRWTETGMKYFLHECGFDLENIKTYSWGNKSCVRANLRRGWAPRGWFGSLKNQAYFPVVVWALARKN; this comes from the coding sequence ATGGGTTGGCTGCAAGATAATAAAGAAAAAATCATACCAATACTTAAGTTTATTCGATATGATCATAAGCAATGGGTTAGAACGGTCATGTACAGAGAATGTTATGCTCTGTTAAACCAGCTACATCCGGAAAAATTGGACACACTAGAAATATCAGGTGCTGACAACTGGCAGCATTTGGGTTTTAAATCGTATCAGGCAACTGAGTATCCAGAGTTCGATATTTGTAAAGATAAGCTGGATAAGCAGTTTGATTTAATCATAGCAGATCAGATTTTTGAGCATTTATTATATCCATATCGTGCAGCAAAAAATGTTTATGAAATGTTAAAGCCCGGAGCTTATTTTTTAGTAGCAACCCCATTCTTAATTAAAATCCATCCCATGCCGGAAGATTGTACGCGATGGACCGAAACTGGTATGAAATATTTTTTGCATGAATGCGGTTTTGATCTGGAAAATATTAAAACTTATTCGTGGGGGAATAAAAGCTGTGTAAGAGCAAACCTGCGTCGAGGTTGGGCTCCAAGAGGTTGGTTTGGATCATTAAAAAACCAAGCCTATTTCCCTGTAGTAGTTTGGGCACTTGCCCGAAAAAACTAA
- a CDS encoding glycosyltransferase family 2 protein, whose amino-acid sequence MNNTPLVSIITVNYNRLQDTIELFESIGKITYSNIELILIDNGSDDDLALLERKFPNLRLIKNENNLGFAAANNIGIKLAKGKYILLINNDVIVTPDFLTSLVRKLEKEQSIGIVSPKIYYYYIPEMIQYAGFTDINPITIRNKGIGFNELESGKYDEEKETYYAHGAAFLFRSELIDKIGFMSEIFFLYYEEMDWCKRVRNSGYKIYYIPQSIIYHKDSATTGADSPLKTYYLNRGRLIYMRRNVKFPLLILSGLYQVLFAFPKNYLRLLIQKKWTHAHAYKNAFLWFYKHFFSKKILVDQFKFDLDRRL is encoded by the coding sequence ATGAACAACACCCCACTGGTTTCTATAATTACAGTTAACTATAACAGGTTACAAGATACAATCGAACTGTTTGAATCTATTGGCAAGATTACGTATTCAAATATTGAACTAATCCTCATTGACAACGGATCAGATGATGATCTGGCTTTATTAGAACGAAAATTTCCAAACTTAAGACTTATCAAAAATGAAAATAATTTGGGGTTCGCAGCAGCCAATAATATCGGAATTAAACTGGCTAAGGGCAAGTACATTTTATTGATAAATAATGATGTAATTGTTACTCCTGATTTTTTAACAAGTTTGGTTCGGAAATTAGAGAAGGAGCAAAGCATTGGAATCGTAAGTCCAAAAATATATTATTATTACATACCGGAGATGATTCAATATGCAGGATTTACCGACATTAACCCTATTACCATTCGTAATAAGGGTATTGGATTCAATGAGCTTGAGTCGGGTAAATATGACGAAGAAAAAGAGACTTATTATGCCCACGGTGCGGCCTTTTTATTTCGAAGTGAACTTATTGATAAAATCGGGTTTATGAGTGAAATATTTTTTCTTTATTATGAAGAAATGGACTGGTGCAAACGAGTAAGAAACAGCGGATATAAAATTTATTATATACCTCAATCAATCATTTATCATAAAGATTCTGCTACGACAGGTGCCGATAGTCCTCTGAAAACCTATTATTTAAATCGCGGTCGGCTAATATATATGCGTAGAAATGTAAAATTTCCTTTATTGATTTTAAGTGGTTTGTATCAGGTTTTATTTGCTTTCCCAAAGAATTATCTCAGATTGCTGATTCAAAAAAAATGGACCCATGCCCATGCTTATAAAAATGCTTTTCTTTGGTTTTATAAACATTTTTTTTCAAAAAAAATATTGGTAGATCAGTTTAAATTTGATCTTGACAGGAGATTATAG
- a CDS encoding glycosyltransferase family 2 protein, giving the protein MIPKKRRTEYPLISIITVNYNHSEVTCELIESLNKISYPNIEIIVIDNCSPDDDPKLIKRRFPNIILVENPINYGFAAGNNYGLMRARGKYVLLLNNDTVVTENFIEPLLEKLESDLSIGAVSPKIRFFHTPDTIQYAGYTPIDNRTMRNFSIGYNEVDKGQYDHDRETAYAHGAAMMVPMEIVKQIGMMSYIFFLYYEEADWCARIHKAGYKMFYVHDSLIYHKESISTGKLSPMKIYYQNRNRLVFMRRNIKGKDFYIGIFYQLFVAIPKNALKFFFKGKFQLFHAYNRAIGWHLKNLFNKEIHENPML; this is encoded by the coding sequence ATGATCCCTAAAAAGAGGAGAACTGAATATCCGCTTATCTCAATAATAACAGTTAACTATAACCATTCGGAGGTTACTTGTGAACTCATTGAATCATTGAACAAAATTTCGTATCCAAATATTGAAATTATTGTAATTGATAATTGTTCGCCCGATGATGATCCCAAGTTAATAAAAAGAAGATTTCCTAATATTATATTGGTTGAAAACCCTATCAATTATGGTTTTGCAGCCGGAAACAATTATGGTTTGATGAGAGCCCGTGGGAAATATGTTTTATTGCTTAATAATGACACTGTTGTTACCGAAAACTTTATTGAACCTTTATTAGAGAAACTGGAATCTGACTTATCAATTGGTGCCGTTAGCCCTAAAATTAGATTTTTTCACACACCCGACACCATTCAGTACGCCGGATATACACCTATTGATAATCGAACCATGCGTAATTTTTCAATAGGTTACAACGAAGTTGATAAAGGACAGTACGATCATGATAGGGAAACTGCTTATGCACATGGAGCAGCCATGATGGTTCCAATGGAAATTGTAAAGCAAATTGGGATGATGTCTTATATTTTCTTTTTGTATTATGAAGAAGCCGATTGGTGTGCCCGGATTCACAAAGCAGGTTATAAAATGTTTTATGTTCATGATTCTCTGATTTACCATAAGGAATCCATCTCAACAGGCAAATTGAGCCCAATGAAAATATACTATCAGAATAGAAATCGTCTGGTATTCATGAGAAGAAATATCAAAGGAAAAGATTTTTACATAGGAATTTTCTATCAGTTATTCGTCGCAATACCAAAAAATGCATTAAAATTTTTCTTTAAAGGGAAGTTCCAGCTATTCCATGCCTATAATCGAGCAATTGGTTGGCATTTAAAAAATTTATTTAATAAGGAAATACATGAGAACCCCATGTTATAG
- a CDS encoding glycosyltransferase — protein MIFITILQLMILLYLGLASLYIFVFALASFFYKEKKGVSTNKIRKFLVLIPAYKEDVVIVNVAKDALNQDYPSELYDVYVLADQLQKSTIEKIKAFSVNVIEVSFAISTKAKSINEGLRIAGEGYDAVVILDADNLMDSNFISRSNELMNSGIEVIQGHRVAKNMDTHFSILDAISEEINNSVFRKGHVALGLSAALIGSGMVIEYNIFKKIMAKADTFAEDKELEFKLLLNKHSIEYLDSVYIYDEKVSKPEVFVKQRSRWLAFQLIYAKRFVFDAFVELFVRGNVDFFDKVMQQLLPPRIILLGLTFIISLFSILFNSGFLFYAWFAQATLCFLGIFMAVPKQFYNINAVKAVFSLPLGFILMFKSLFRYQDAKKNFEPTPHIHSTINRGNHAVKPKKT, from the coding sequence ATGATATTTATCACCATATTACAGTTAATGATCCTGCTATACCTTGGGCTGGCCTCATTATACATATTTGTATTTGCCCTGGCTTCCTTTTTTTACAAAGAAAAAAAAGGTGTATCTACCAATAAAATAAGAAAGTTTTTAGTACTCATTCCGGCATATAAGGAAGACGTTGTTATTGTTAATGTGGCGAAAGACGCTTTAAATCAGGATTATCCCAGCGAGTTGTATGATGTTTATGTACTAGCTGATCAACTTCAAAAATCAACAATTGAAAAAATCAAAGCTTTTTCTGTAAATGTAATTGAAGTTTCTTTTGCGATTAGCACAAAAGCAAAGTCTATTAATGAAGGCCTTAGAATAGCAGGCGAAGGTTATGATGCTGTTGTAATATTGGATGCAGATAATTTAATGGATTCGAACTTTATTAGCCGATCCAATGAATTAATGAATTCGGGAATTGAAGTAATACAAGGACACCGGGTTGCAAAAAATATGGATACCCATTTTTCTATTCTGGATGCAATAAGCGAAGAAATTAATAATAGTGTTTTCAGAAAGGGGCATGTTGCTTTGGGTTTATCGGCAGCACTCATTGGTTCGGGAATGGTTATTGAATACAACATTTTTAAAAAAATAATGGCAAAAGCCGACACATTTGCCGAAGATAAAGAACTTGAATTTAAATTATTATTGAATAAACATTCAATTGAGTATTTGGATAGTGTATATATTTATGATGAGAAAGTTAGTAAACCCGAAGTCTTTGTAAAACAACGCTCTCGTTGGTTGGCATTTCAGCTGATTTATGCAAAGAGATTTGTTTTTGACGCTTTTGTCGAATTATTTGTTCGGGGCAATGTTGATTTCTTCGATAAAGTGATGCAACAACTTCTACCTCCTCGTATTATACTGCTTGGGTTAACTTTCATCATAAGCTTATTCTCTATACTATTTAATTCAGGCTTTCTTTTTTACGCTTGGTTTGCACAGGCAACTCTTTGCTTTCTCGGAATTTTCATGGCTGTTCCAAAACAATTTTATAATATCAATGCCGTAAAAGCAGTTTTTAGCCTGCCACTTGGGTTCATATTGATGTTCAAATCTTTATTCCGTTATCAAGATGCAAAAAAGAATTTTGAACCTACACCTCACATTCATTCTACCATAAATAGAGGAAACCATGCTGTTAAACCTAAAAAAACTTAA